A portion of the Pedobacter cryoconitis genome contains these proteins:
- a CDS encoding thioesterase II family protein, whose protein sequence is MTKIKLFCFPYAGGSAQVYHHWIKSLNPAIEVVPIELSGRGTRFNEPLYKDFEELVNDVYHQIYNDVVHNPYAFFGHSLGALIAFELVQKIGINNLPDPKHVFYSGKSAPHIENKKKVIYHLLDTEDFKKEIIQLGGTPAGIFEHIEFEKLFLPLLRNDFKLAETYDFKKDKRLYNGEITVMLGKKDDLTAQQCHEWSKTTSNICNIIYFNGGHFFIHNENEKIFDIINHALIQ, encoded by the coding sequence ATGACCAAAATTAAACTATTCTGTTTCCCTTATGCTGGTGGATCAGCTCAGGTGTATCACCACTGGATAAAGAGTCTGAACCCAGCAATCGAAGTAGTACCTATTGAGTTGTCTGGCCGGGGAACAAGATTTAATGAACCTTTGTATAAAGATTTTGAAGAACTCGTTAATGACGTTTACCATCAAATATATAATGATGTAGTTCATAACCCATATGCATTTTTCGGACATAGTCTTGGTGCATTAATTGCTTTCGAACTCGTTCAGAAAATAGGGATTAATAACCTTCCGGACCCAAAACATGTTTTCTACTCTGGTAAAAGTGCACCACACATAGAGAATAAAAAGAAAGTTATCTATCATTTATTGGATACGGAAGATTTCAAGAAAGAAATAATACAACTGGGAGGAACTCCTGCCGGAATTTTCGAGCATATAGAATTTGAGAAACTATTTCTTCCGCTATTAAGGAATGATTTCAAATTGGCAGAAACATATGATTTTAAGAAAGATAAAAGGCTCTATAATGGAGAGATAACTGTTATGCTGGGAAAAAAAGATGATTTGACTGCTCAACAATGCCACGAATGGAGTAAAACAACTTCAAACATTTGTAATATTATTTATTTCAATGGAGGTCATTTCTTTATTCACAATGAAAATGAAAAGATTTTTGACATTATTAACCATGCCCTGATTCAATAG